The following is a genomic window from Dama dama isolate Ldn47 chromosome 4, ASM3311817v1, whole genome shotgun sequence.
GGCCAAAGCCCGTTCTCCTTCAGGGCAGGAAGGTGTGGTTCATCAATCAGCAAGATGCCCAGCAAATTCCTGGCCTGTGATGGGTGCTCTGAAGGCATCATCTTCCTTTCCTGCCCCCACCTTTCCCCCCTGCCCAACACCAGATGCTCTCTGCAAGGTCGTCCTTGGGATACCTGAGGAGTGGGGCACTGATTTCCCCATCTTCTTGTCCCTGGTttgacttcttcctttttttttctttctttattggccacaccatgtgactTGGGGCAACTCAGTTCCGGGGCCCTCATAGTGAGAGTGCttagtcctaaccacaggactgccatgGAATTCCCTGGTTTGACCTCTTGTGAGCACCATATGCTTTTCTAGAGAAGGCTTTGAGGACTGTTGAAATGAgaggggaagggctggggagCCAGAATCACTGAACCCATTCAACCATTTACCTACTGAACACCTGTCACTACATCCAGCACAGAACCAGTTATTGGGATACCAAAAGAAGATAGAGCGTGGTCCTAATCTTAGGGGTCTCTGGTCTAGCCGGCCAGAGGGTTTTAGACGCCCAAGGAGCTGACGGCAGCCTGAAGTGGCCTGGTACAGGGTTCCCTGGCAACCAGCAGGTGATTTCCATCCTGTCCCCGTGCCTCGCTGCTGATACCAACCTTCTTCATGACCAATTGCCCGAGAGATGCAGCTGTCATCAGGCCCCACTGAGACGTGCACAGCAGAGAGTGGGCAGCGCTGGGGCCAGGACACATGCAGCCCCGCATCCAGCCCCAGACCTCACCGTCCTCCCGGAGCCCAGACAATAGACCATTCATCCGACTCAGTGAGTCCCTGCTGCGTATGCAACAAGCAGAGGACAGAACAGACAGAAGGCTTCGCCTTCACCGGCCAACATTCTAgcagttgttgctgtttagtcactaagccatgtctgactcttttgggagcccatgaactgtagcccgccaggctcctctgtccgtgggattctccaggcaagaatacaggaatgggttgccatttccttcttcaggagatcttccctacccagggatggagcctgcatctcctgcattggcaggaagattctttaccactgagccaccagggaagccgtacaTTTTAGCAGAGGAGCTGGCAAATCTGATGTCACAGTGTTTCAGGTGCTTGGAATAAACAGAGAATGACAGCAGAGGGGCTGGAGCAGAGGCAGGGCCCATAGGATGCAGGGACCAGGGGCATCTCTGAGGATGTGATGCTTGGCAGACACCTGAACTGCTGGGTGGGAGAGCCAGCGGAGAAGGGCTTGAAGACCCGTGGTGTCCCTTGGCACCCAGCTTTGTTCATCTCCCAAACACTCATCGCAACAGGTAAAATGGCacttctgttgatttttttccccaagcccTGTCAGTTTCTGAGTGTTTCCAAAAGACAAAACCCTAAACAGCAGGTGGTGAGTTCTTCTATATCCCAGGGGAGGTGCTGGATGACATAGGCAGGACTTGGAAGGGAGGTGACAGAGAACCTGAGATTCAAAGAGAAATATGACCATTTCTTCGGAGGGAGCTGTGGATCCTCTGAGACTCTCATGCTGCCCGCACTTGAAGCCTGATGGGAAGCACTTTCAGGGAGCCACTAGGAGAAGCTTATTCTGGGTGACATGGAATTCGAGGAGGACATAGTGGCCTGGTGACTGACACACACGCTCAAGAAAGCTGAAGTCCAGAGAGGCCGTACTGTCAGTCTCACACAGGAGAGAGACAGACGGATAGACAGACACCTGCTCAGTCAAAGACAGAGAGACAGGATCACAGAGACAGCCTGGGGCCATTTAAATCTCACTTAGggaggatggggcttcccaggtggctcagtgggtaaaagagcccgtctgcaatgaaggagatgcagggagatgcgagttcaatccccaggtcaggaagtccccctggagaagggaatggcagcccattccagtattcttgcctggagaatcccatggacagaggagcctagtggcctacagtccatggggttgcaaagagtcggacacaactgaaatgactaagCAGGTACGTAGGGAGGATGACACCAACAGGGAAGTGAACGACCGAGTTCTCAGAGGCTGAGATGAAAGGTAAGCAGCCAGATGGAGGCACGCGGCACCCAGTGTCCCTACAAGTGCCCCCAGGAGGGGTCCCCTCTGCCATCAGTGCAGCTCAGAGAGGGGCAGGGCGGACCACCGCCCGGTACTTCAGTGCCATCCATCTCAACTTTGCTTGCTCCTGGTCTCTGCTCTTCCTACTCCTGTCGACACGGGGAGGATCAATAACCACtatcggggacttccctggtggtccagtggctaagactccatgcttccaatgcagggcacccaggttcaaaccctggtcagggaactagatcctgcatgctgcaactaaaatccagcacagccaaaaaaaaaaaaaaatatatatatatatatatatatatatatatatgaaaaaaagcaaCCACTGTCGTCAGGCAAgaggggaggtgagagggaggatgGGCCTGTTATCAGGTATAGGGAGAGCGGAAGCTCCAACTAGGCATGATGATCTCATTATCCCACATTATCCCACCTACTACCTGCCAAGTGGAGATGCTATGGTGACCAGAGGGACATTTTTAGTCTCTGAGAGTGAGCCTGGCCCTGTCTACGAGCTCATCCAAGAGTAGAGAAGACTTAGCCCCCAGGCCAGGTTTGAACAgactggtgggggcaggggagaatAAAACTGTGTTCTGGTTGTACCCCACCCACCCTGCTCTTTAACGATGCTGGCCAGCCACACCTCCCTCCACCCAATGAAAGCCCACACTTCTAACCTCTCCCCTTCCTGTGTTCACATCACCTTGGACCCTCACCTCCTTCAGAGATGGTCCATTAGCTGCTCATCCAGGCTGTGAGTGCTTCAGGCTAATGGCCCTGCCACCCCGCCCTTCTCTCCCTTCCGCCTCACTGCCCATCGTGGCCACCCTCCCTCGGGGGACTCCTGAGCCTCAGACATCTGGCAGCACCAGGAGGTGAGTCCCTCTTTCTATGGCTTCTCTCCCTGTAAGAATGATTCCCCAGATCCCAGCAAGAATGATTGCCCAAATCCCCAGATGCCTCCACTCAGGGGGAACCCCTGAAGTCAGCTAAAGTCATTCCCCTACACCAAGGGGACTTGGCTTACCCCTGGACTCTCCTCAGGcgaccctcttctcctgcccatgACCACAATCTTCACCTTCCCCATACCCCGACTTCTCCTTCCCTCAACTGAGAGCTGCCACCTGCCCCATACTGCCTGCTATAGGGGAGCAGGGCCCTCTCTTTCCAGGGAATTGGGAAAGGGGCATGAACACAGACGTATAGATTCCTCTCTTGAGAAAAACATCCTCTCGGGCTTAACTCTGGTTCTGAACTCTCTCCACCCCTTGTTTTCCCAGAGGCTCGGGAATCAGGAGGTCCTGTCTCTCCTGGGACCTGCCCACCTGTGTTCCATCTCCCCCCTGTTACCAGCGATCGCATGCTCCATTCTAAGGGGGCACGTGGTGGAGAGAAAACAGAGGGCTGACAGCAAGGGGTCCCTGCTTGAATCCAGGCTTGACTGCTAAAGAGCTGCCACCTCTCCCTATGGGGCATCCATCTGTCCACCGATCTCACTAGACGGCTTCTCGCGCCTTGAGCGGTGCTGAGACGAGTCTGTGACTCCAGGAGCCCCCGTTCCCCGGTCCCAGGAGATCTGAGATCAGGGAGTGAGTAGGGTGCACGAGGGGCCCCATGGACCTGCCCCCGCAGCTCTCCTTCGCCCTCTATGTGGCCGCCTTCGTGCTGGGCTTTCCACTCAACACCCTGGCTGTCGCGGGCGCCGTGTCCCACGCCCGGCTGCGCCTTACCCCCAGCCTGGTCTATGCCCTCCACCTGGGCTGCTCTGATCTCCTGCTGGCGACCTCTCTGCCCCTGAAGGCAGTGGAGGCCCTGGCTGGGGGCGCCTGGCCCCTGCCAGCCCCACTCTGTCCTGCCTTCGCCCTGGTCCACTTCGCTCCCCTCTATGCGGGCGGGGGCTTCCTGGCCGCCCTGAGTGTCGGCCGCTACCTCGGAGCTGCCTTCCCTTTGGGCTACCAAGCTGCCCGGAGGCCGCTCTACTCCTGGGGCGTGTGTGTGGCCATATGGGCCATCGTCCTCTGTCACCTGGGGCTGGTCTTTGGGCTGGAGGCCCCGGGGGGCTGGCTGGACAATTCCACCAGCTCCCTGGGCATCAGCACACCAGTCAATGGCTCTCCGGTCTGCCTGGAGGCCTGGGACCCAGCATCGGCGGGCCCTGCTCGCTTCAGCCTCTCGCTCCTGCTCTTCTTTCTGCCCCTGGTCATCACGGCCTTCTGCTACGTGGGCTGCCTCCGGGCGCTGGCCCGCTCGGGCCTGAGCCACAGGCGGAAGCTAAAGGCAGCCTGGGTGGCTGGCGGGGCCCTGCTCACGCTGTTGCTCTGCTTAGGACCCTACAACGCCTCCAACGTGGCTGGCTTCCTGCACCCCGAAATCGGAGGCCAGTGGCGGCCGCTGGGGCTCATCACAGGTGCTTGGAGCGTGGTGCTCAACCCTTTGGTGACTGGCTACTTGGGAGGGCGCCCTGGCCAGGGGACAGTCTGTGTGGCAAAAACAAACACAGGGGCATCCCAGAAGTAGTAGCTACTGCCggggggaaaggggcagggagcAGGAGAGCCTGGCTGCTTCTCCAGGCTCCTGGCGAGGGCCACTCTCAGGGAAAGGCAGGGCGGCCTCGCCTGGGAGCATCCCTGGAGCCACTTGTAGGAAGAACTGAGCCTAGAAGAAGACAGCAATGCAGTCGGAGAGAAGGATGGAGGCCTGGAGCCAGATGGCAGGAGGAAGGTAAGCTGCCCCCGGCACACAGGACTTCCCACCTCCCCTGTCTCTCCTCTCCTCGAATCTTGACTGCCTCAGTGGCCAGCGTGCcgtgtggaggaggaggaaggacgtCTGTTTCTAAGCCACAGGCAGTGCCACTCTGATGGTACGTTTGGGGAGATGTTACTCCAAAATCATTTAAATTTCTCAACAAGAAGCAGGAGGCAAGACCATGACACTGTGATACCCTATAGGGCTCACAAGGGGGCAGCATTAGAACTGTGAACAGGAAGCTGGTAGGCAATAGATGCTTGGGCAGGGGGAAGGGAAAATACTAGCAACACCAGAAATAGTCGCAAAGATACCTGACGGTCACCACGTCAAGAGTTTTGCAAGTGTTGTCTCATTTCATCCTCCCACAATCCTTTGATTTAGCCATGCAGCTGCTGTACGGATGAGCAGGCAGCTCACTGCACAAGGGAGTCAGGCAAAGGGGCAAACGCTGACTGAGTTCCAGAATGCGCTTTGCTCACCAAGCCACGTGCCTGTTGTGGGGCTGCTCCCACCCAGGAGAAGGAGTGACTTACTCTAATTTGAACAAAGACGCTACTCACTTTGTCCAGCAGCGCACACTCCCTGGTGCAGGGCTGTGCTCCGCAGGGCATGCCTTTTCCTAATTTGCACTAAGGTGCTGCATGAGTTTGCTATGGTCCTGGAACCAGGTACGATCATCATCTTCATTTCTCGGGGTTAAGAAATTTGCCCAAGACCTTACAGCAGTGGAACGGTGGACATAAGATATGATGCTTTGAGGAGGACCCCAAAAGGTCAGGGGACGTCTGGAAAACTCAGAGGTATCGGGGTTAATGCCTTTCCTTGTAGTCCCTCTTGTGAAGGTGAGTGGTAACACTCTGAACCCAAGAGAGAGTGGGCAGAGGACAGCGGCCAAGAGAGACACACACGTGGGCGTCTGCTCTGAGACGAGGTGAAGGAAGCAGACTTATTCCTCTAATGATGACGAAGATGTGAGCACATAGAAGCAAAAGAACTGGTAGCTACGTGCCTGACTTGCACTTGTGGTTTACACAAGTTATCTTTTCATGCTTAAATGTCTACAAGGGGgaacttccctaatggtccagaggttaagactctgtgcttccactacaaGGGGAGTACGTTggattccctggtcagggaactaagatcttgtatgctgcatggtgtggccaagaaaaacaaatgtctacAAGGGCAAGAATTCTTGTTTCATTTGCTGATATAACCCCAGCAATTAGAAGAGAGCCAAGCACATAGTAGGCttgcagtaaatatttgctgagtgagtgAATGCTTGTAACAGCCCTCCAAAGACAGTTTTATTATCCCTGTTTATAAAGatgaggggctttcctggtggctcagtggtaaagaatctgcatgccaatgcaggagatgcaggtacaatccctgggtcgggaaaatcccatggagtaggcaatggcaacccactccagtattcttgcctggacaatcccaaggacagagaagcctggtgggctacagtccatgaggttgcaaagagttcgacacgacttagcgactaaacaacagcaataacaaacaAAGATGGAAACAGGccaaagaagtgaagtcactgaCCAGAGGCTCCACTGAAGCCAGAAACAAGTTTGCTCTCTGTGCAGTGGGGACACCAGAGAATCTTGGTCAAAGCCTGAACTGCAGCACAGGTGACGCCTCCCATAAAGCGACAACGACGCTCCCTCCCACTGCACCAGAGCACCTACTGCCGCTGGGCCACCTCTTCCAGTTACTTGTACCTCTTCCACTTAGGGGAGATTTCAGCTCCTCCCTGCGACCCCGCAGAGCCCGCCCCCAGCATCTTCTGGTTACCCTCGTCCCTTGTGCTATGAACCTGCTACCAGTGGCCCCCAGCAGGTCTACCTTGCACTCCTGTTCCCTGtgtttgcactgtttcctccaggggctcttggcCTCTGTATCATCTGTGTCTTTATTATTGTCCCCCTACTCAATCCCTCTCAAAGACACCCCCTCCTACCAAATGTAAGCCCCACAACAGCAAAAACTTTGGTTCTCTGCCCAACTTCTAACAGCttatttgagatataatttacatatcatacagtgcacccatttaaagtgtaccatTCTGTGATTTCTAGTACATTTACCAAGGAGGGCAACTATCACTGTCAAGCAGTTTAGGACACTTTTTGATAAAAATGGAATAACTCTCATGCTCACTTACAGTTAACCCACTTCCACTCTCAGTCCCCAGGCCACCAgtcatctactttctgtctctacagatttgcctactctggacatgtcataaaaaatggaaacatacattTGTTTGTCTGGCTTGTTTCACCTAGCACAATGTTTTTAGGTGCGTCCGTGTTACAGTATGCATGGGTACATCATTCCTTTTTGTTGccaaatagtattccactgtctgAATACACCACATGGTTTATCCATTCACTCGCTGATGGATACCAGGTAATATTTCCACTTTTTGGTTATTATGACTAATATTCTTATGAACATTTATGagcaagtctttgtgtggatatatgttttcacttctcttaagTCAGTAGTTAgcatcagtcactcagctgtgtccaactcttggcgaccccatggactgtgacccaccaggctcctctgtccatggggattctccaggcaagaatactggagtgggatgccattcctttctccaggggatcttccccactcagggattgaacccgcatctcctgcttggcaggtggattctttaccactgagccaccagggaagcccctgctatgGATTATGTGGCCCCTAAAATGTAGTTgttaccatcatcaccaccaacaTTAATATTACCATCAGCCCAGAGACAGGCCCACCGCAGGAAGTGGGGTGAGGGCAAGTGACATCTGTTCAGTGCTCACCACACTTGACTTAGCCTTTGACAGGTTATTAACTAACACTTTACACAATAAGCCTACGAGACTGGTATGCTGATGATCCTGTTCTATGGATGAGAAAGCAGAGGCACAGAGGGCTTAAGTCACTTGCCCCAAATCACGAAGCTAGCAAGTGACAGGGCTAGTGTTGAACCCCAGCCTGGATCCAGAGCCCAGGCTTTGCATGACTGTGTCACACTTCCTGCCCTTACAAGGCAAACTGGAGGAGTGCCATTCTAGAGGAGCAGATAAAATTCAAGTGGAGGATCAGAGAGAAGACAAAGTCTGCACATCCCCTGTGAGGCCGCCCGAGGAGCAAGGCATGCAGGCAGTCGTGGAATTTGTTCCTCATTTTGCATACTGGCCCCAGCGGCGCTGCTAACGGAGCTAAAGGCATCTTTTGTGCCCTGGCTCTCCAGCGAGTGACGTCATGGGCATTGCCAGGTTTTTATCAGTTCTGCCAGATAATAGCTCACCGGACTTGATCTGGAGGAGCCGGCAAGGTGTTGAGCGGCAGAGCCCTCGGGTTCTCAAGGCAGCAGGTGAGCACGGTGTCCTGAGGGGCTCTGTGGAGGGCACCTCGGCACTCAGGGAGAGGGAGCAGGAGACAGGAGGTGACCAGGAAGAGAGGGACAGGAAAGGGGCAGGACACCGGGTGTGACCAGGAAGAGAGGCAGGCTGCCCCTGCTGCGGAAAGCGTgagggaatgggggtgggggtgttccCGGCCGATAGCTGGGAAGCTGATGGTGCGAGACCCTCACCTGGGCTCCCAtcgctgtctctctctctctctctctcttgctagtGGCCATGACCAACCCAGACCACTCCTTCTTCCTCGGCAATCACTGGCTCTTCTTCTCCGTGTACCTCTTCACCTTCCTCGTGGGGCTCCCCCTCAACCTGATGGCCCTGGTGATCTTCGTGGGCAAGCTGCGGCGCCGCCCGGTGGCTGTGGACGTGCTCCTGCTAAACCTCACCCTCTCGGACCTGCTCCTGCTGCTCTTCCTGCCGTTCCGCATGGTGGAGGCGGCCAGCGCCATGCACTGGTCCCTGCCCTTCATCTTCTGCCCCTTCTCCAAGTTCCTCTTCTTCACCACCATCTATCTCACGTCCCTCTTCCTGGCAGCTGTGAGCACAGAGCGCTTCCTGAGCGTGGCCTACCCTCTCTGGTACAAGACTCGGCCGAGGCCGGGGCAGGCTGGCCTGGTCAGCGGGGCCTGCTGGCTCCTGGCCGCTGCTCACTGCAGCGTGGTCTATGTCATCGAATTCTCGGGGGGCTCCTCCCCCAGCCAGGGTATCAACAGGACCTGCTACCTGGAGTTCCGGGAGGATCAGCtggcccttctcctgcctttccgGCTAGAGATGGCGGTGGTCCTCTTTGGGGTGCCCCTGTTCATCAGCAGCTACTGCTATAGCCGCCTGGTCTGCATACTCGGGAGGGGAGCCAGCCATCGCCGTCGGAAGAGGGTGGCGGGGCTGGCGGCTGCCACGTTGCTCAATTTCCTCGTCTGCTTCGGACCCTACAACGTGTCCCATGTCGTGGGCTACGTCCAGGGTGAAAGCCCCAAGTGGAGAAGTTACGTACTGCTCCTCAGCACCCTGAATTCCTGCTTCGATCCCCTCGTCTACTATTTCTCGTCATCTGGGTTCCAAGCTGACTTCCAGGGATTGCTGGGGCGGCTAACTATGTCCTGGGGCCCTTGGCGGCAGGAGAACGGCGTGGCCTCGAAGAAGAGTGAGGGAGAGGGGCCACCGCAGGAGCTGTCCATCATAGAGGCCAGCTAGCGGACTCTAGGTAGGCGCTCTGGAGCTGGTGGCTGGTGGACTGGGCTGCAGGGGAGATCATCCCCGGGACAGTTCCAAGCTCAAGTCAGGCAGGACCCTGGAGAGGCAGACTGGGGACTGGCACCATCCGGGGCAGAGCAGGCACCCTGCCTTCCTCAGGATGTGCCCACAAAAGCCCAGCTCTTGATCTCACCACACACtgccctcccttcccatcccctgATGTGCCCAGGAAGTGGTCAAGGTGAGGAAGAGCTATAGAGGAAAAAGGAGCGTCCCATGGCAGCAGTCCAGCTCCTGAACTTTGTTGAAGGTAGAAGAGGAGCTGAGAGCAGTGTTCAGGGGCCCAGGGAGCTGCCCAGTGACTTGGGACAGAAGACGGGAAGAATATATCCTTCAGAACTACTGATGCAGCTGGTGGGGGTAGGGACGCAGGACTCCAGGTGGGAGGGAGCACCCTGCTGTCACATGTGGATTTTCCAGAAAGTTTCCACTGTTCAATAATTTCAGATCTTCAGGGACATttatgaaaaatggcagaagaaacATTACCTAAATAAATTTGGTGGCAagcaaaagagaattttttttttcttaatctgtgttttttttttttttaatggtcccTGTAATTGGTATATGTGAGTGTATCTTAGGTGGAATTGATGGATGGAGGGATAAAACACCTAGACTCTGAAAGAAAAGGGATGAACAAGAAGATGCTGAGAGAGGACTGGAGTTGAAAGAATAAGAACAATAACTAACCTATCTTAAGAGCTTGGCCTGACACTGTCTTCTTCAATCTTCTCAGTCTCTGTGAGGCAGGTACTATTAcgcttcccattttacaggtgagagacTGGGCCCAAAGAGGTGAAGTCTCTTACCTGAGACCCCATAGCCCACAAGCGGTTGAAGCAGGACTGGAAGCTGAAATTAGCTGACTCTGAAACCCAGGCCCCTGAGCCACTCTGCCACTAGCTGTGTGTCATCGGTAAGCAGGCCCAGTCAGACTTCCAGAGTCAGCCAAGGCAGACTGACTGGGACAAATGTAAACAGATCATGAGGAGAAACAGAACTGGATGCAAAGCAGATGAATTATCTATGAGCATACATCCTCTTCCCAGTAAAGAAACCTccttgaaaaaaataagagaattagtCAGCGCATGGACTTCAGGTTACCGCAAAGACAAATGTGTGTTCTTAAGAGCTATTTTTATCAAACTGTGATCATGTagtaattttttgttttccaCAGAGGGGTGGGCGACACCTGAGAAAGAGCTGGTCAGGGCCTCCCCCCCTGTCCCACAAAGCAACCAGAGAAATGCTGGCACTGTTGACACTCAGTCAGATTTAGCTCAAAAACATTTATTGTGCCCTTGTGTGTAGATGGCTGGGCTCAGAACTTTAGGGATTTCCATACTActgtctttgttgttgctgtttagctgctaagtcatgtcccactcttctgagaccccatggactgtagcctgtcaggcttctctgtccatgggatttcccagcaggaacactggagtgggtggccatttccttctctaggggatcttccagacccagggatggaacccatgcctcctgcattggcaggcgggttctttactactgagctacctgagaagccctttaCTAATGTCTTTAGCATCTGTTTTCTTCCAGGGGTTAAGGTCACTGGGGAATGAGGACTGGCTGTGGGTGGGGGTTGAGTCTCAGGTGAAGGGAGAGAGACATCATCTCAGTGCAGAGATGAAGGCATGAGCTGTCCTTCTGTCCCATGGTTCATCTGTCTGTCCCAAGGCACTCGGGCCTGGAAACATGGGTGTACGTGCTTCGGAAAGGGCACAAAGGTGGCGTGGAACCCTGCAACTCCAGGGGTGGTAGCGAGGACCCAAGTCTGAGGACAAAGAGGAGTTGGAAACCCAGCATTCCAGAGAGAACCGTGGAGAACAGGAGTCTGACTCCTCCCTCAGAGTTTACACTGAGGAAGCAGAGACAGCTCAGCTGGCCGAGCATCACCCAGCaccaaccacccccaccccagtctgtATAAGCTGAAagctgaggggtggggaggatgaaAAGTCATCAGAGGCTGGGTGGTGCTGAAGTAGAATGGAAGTGTTTCCACGTCTCTTTGAAGTCGAGGGAGAGGGGTGATCAGGCAGTAGAGGGTGGGTTTGGGGCTGCTGCCCTGTGCCCTTCAAAGCAAGGGAGAGGACGGGCAGAGAGATGGCGTGGGCGCATACGTGTGCGTGACGACGCGTCACGCACTCTCCCCACTCGGCAAAGCAGAGGAGAGGACGGGCAGAGAGATGGCGTGGGCGCATGCGTGTGCGTGATGACGTGTCACGCACTCTCCCCACTCGGCAAAGCAGAGGAGAGGACGGGCAGAGAGATGGCGTGGGCGCATGCGTGTGCGTGATGACGCGTCACGCACTCTCCCCACTCGGCAGAGCCCCAGGTGTGCGGCTCCGGTGGGTGAGGACATGGCAGgcacgggggtggggaggggacagtTCTCCGGGTGCTGCGAGAGGTCAAAGATCGAGCTCAGAGAACTCTATTCCAGTTGCAAAAGAGAGCAACTGGGCACCTCACTCACAGCAAGCACCCAAAGCTAATCAatatcagctgctgctgctaagtcgcttcggtcgtgtccgagtctgtgcgatcccatagacaccagcccaccaggctcccccatccctgggattctccaggcaagaatattggagtgggttgccatttccttctccaatgcatgaaagctaAAGCGCTGTTTCTCAAACTTCTGTACCACTGTTCCCTCCAGGAAGCTTTTCTGGGTGTTTTCCTCCTACTCAGTACCTTCCCTTCCCTGCCCATGAATTCTTatgattattttttagaatttttacaatttatttggctgcctcgggTCTCAgaggtggcatgtggaatcttccgtgGGTCACACAGCCTCAGCAGcagtggtgtgtgggcttagttgcctcacagcatgtggcatcttagcttcctgatccgggtcgaacccacgtcccctataTTGcgaggtggattctgtaccactggaccaccagggaagtaccccccATGGCATTTTAATACAACAGGCATACtctgtatctgtctgtgtgtatAGCCCTTTGGAAGACCACAGACCACTGTAAGACTTTTTGGTTCCCCCGGAACtacattttcacatctttggGAACAATTATTGCCCCTGTGAAGAACGCGTGAGCTGGAGCACAGGTCTCATCACTCACAGACTGAGAaagcctgtctcatgcatcagccCAACAAAGTTAGGTTCATTATTTTGCTGGAGCAAAGGAGACCACACACACTCCAGAGGAAGCGTGGGGCATCTCGCAAATGAAGAGACTGGGTTCTTAGACCTTTGGGATGACGGTGACCTTTAGGTGATGTTTTGATGACATCGTATTTGATAGGCTCAAAGCAC
Proteins encoded in this region:
- the FFAR1 gene encoding free fatty acid receptor 1 codes for the protein MDLPPQLSFALYVAAFVLGFPLNTLAVAGAVSHARLRLTPSLVYALHLGCSDLLLATSLPLKAVEALAGGAWPLPAPLCPAFALVHFAPLYAGGGFLAALSVGRYLGAAFPLGYQAARRPLYSWGVCVAIWAIVLCHLGLVFGLEAPGGWLDNSTSSLGISTPVNGSPVCLEAWDPASAGPARFSLSLLLFFLPLVITAFCYVGCLRALARSGLSHRRKLKAAWVAGGALLTLLLCLGPYNASNVAGFLHPEIGGQWRPLGLITGAWSVVLNPLVTGYLGGRPGQGTVCVAKTNTGASQK
- the FFAR3 gene encoding free fatty acid receptor 3 isoform X1, which encodes MGIARFLSVLPDNSSPDLIWRSRQGVERQSPRVLKAAVAMTNPDHSFFLGNHWLFFSVYLFTFLVGLPLNLMALVIFVGKLRRRPVAVDVLLLNLTLSDLLLLLFLPFRMVEAASAMHWSLPFIFCPFSKFLFFTTIYLTSLFLAAVSTERFLSVAYPLWYKTRPRPGQAGLVSGACWLLAAAHCSVVYVIEFSGGSSPSQGINRTCYLEFREDQLALLLPFRLEMAVVLFGVPLFISSYCYSRLVCILGRGASHRRRKRVAGLAAATLLNFLVCFGPYNVSHVVGYVQGESPKWRSYVLLLSTLNSCFDPLVYYFSSSGFQADFQGLLGRLTMSWGPWRQENGVASKKSEGEGPPQELSIIEAS
- the FFAR3 gene encoding free fatty acid receptor 3 isoform X2, yielding MTNPDHSFFLGNHWLFFSVYLFTFLVGLPLNLMALVIFVGKLRRRPVAVDVLLLNLTLSDLLLLLFLPFRMVEAASAMHWSLPFIFCPFSKFLFFTTIYLTSLFLAAVSTERFLSVAYPLWYKTRPRPGQAGLVSGACWLLAAAHCSVVYVIEFSGGSSPSQGINRTCYLEFREDQLALLLPFRLEMAVVLFGVPLFISSYCYSRLVCILGRGASHRRRKRVAGLAAATLLNFLVCFGPYNVSHVVGYVQGESPKWRSYVLLLSTLNSCFDPLVYYFSSSGFQADFQGLLGRLTMSWGPWRQENGVASKKSEGEGPPQELSIIEAS